ttgtttggatgattttaTGGCTTACAAGAGTGATGAATTTTTGCATGATGTGAATTAACCAAGTGACTGGCAGTGAGTAGAACTATAAGTCTTCAATTTTCACAGTTTTGAAAGAATTGTTTGAgttgaagaatataaaaaaTGGTCATGCACTAATTCTAGTCTCTGATATCTCTTTTTGCTGTGTAAATCAGAAACTCGAGGACATGTGTTACTTCCTCTTTAGTGATTTGTTTATTTAGCCCTGATTCATTACCTATGATAATATAACATTTATTTGCTAATGCTGCTGCTGctctataataataatactcACACTCTCGGAAGATTTTACTGTGGAAAATAAACCTTCTTTGGCTTCTATCATTAATAAATTTTCTTAGGTACTGGCATACTTAGGGAGATCATGTAAAAACTTCTATAAAACAATCAGTTAACCACTAATTCTTTGGTTATTCTTCAGAATTATACTTTCCAAATCACCAAAAAATTCTTCAAAAAAGATAGTGGTTTGAAAATCTACTTCACCAAGATTAATGACTCACAAAGAAACAGTTTTTAGGCAACTTAGTGTTTGTTAGCTGTGACAGATATCTTTACACTCAAAAAATACAGTCAGTTACAAAACTCAATGTTACAATTATAACCAGAAAAGAatgtaaaaaagaaagaaactgGTGTATAACTATCCAATCTAATGGtgagcaacaacaacaaaaaatagtGTTGCAGTGTTATTCGATTCACATGTATATCTCAGTAACCACATTCATATTCCAGAAACAAGGTAGGCTCTGGtgaaacaaggaaatcatcaacaCAATCCATGGCAAAGGGTGACTCCATCTGCCGAGGGGCAAGCGAATCGCAGCAGCCGGAGCACACAAACAAAGGTGGCACTGTCTCAGAATCCTCAATGCCACAACACCTTGTGTGCTGCCAGACCTCACATATGTCGCAGGCTACCATTCTCTCACCATCGTCGTCTTGTGCTCCACACTCACACCTCACCTTCCAATTGTCGGATTCACCTTGGAACTTCAATGGAGTGCACAAGTCAATGGAAATCCCCCTCACAGAAAGCTCCACTCCGGATTGGATTAATCCAAATAGCACCTCATTATCACTTGCACCATTCAATTCAGTGATCTCAGTGACTATGAGCCTCTCTGCAATGCAGTAGGTATCCCTCAGTGCTGCCTCTGCAGCTTGCTTCAGGTCTCTAACCGTTGCATGCAGGGGAACCATCACAATCTCCCCACAAGGCTGCTCCCTACTCAAATCAGCTTTAATATCAACGAAATTTGGCTTAAGCCGGCAGATGAATGTCAAAGCCTGCTGCATCTCATCCATGTAATCCCATTCCTTCACAAAATACCGGCTATCAAGGATCGTCTGAATTGCTAAGTCCACTGGTTCTGAATTCGGATATCTCAATAGCACATTTTTGTATAGGTAGAACACATCACAATAAACATCACTACCAGGCATCCTAAATGACTCATCTTGAGGGTCTACAAGAGCCGCTGCCTCAGGCTCAACCACAGTTTCCGGGGACTTAAACCCATTGCCAACCTCATGAATGGTGTATTCTAGGATCCTTGTTGAGGGGTTAACCATGCGGCGAACAACATAGTTGCCAACAATCAcattgttgagtgatttcagcaCATAATCGAGCAAGCCGGTATCACCAATATGAAGCCTAGATGCATCCCTCACATCCTGCCGCGTCATCCCCTCTGAAACCGAGTTCATTGCCTTGTGCTCCTTCAGTGCATCAACAATCACCTGTGCAGCAAACTCTAGCCTCCTTGTTGGCCACCTGCTATCCATATTAGCCACTGCGGTGCTGAACTTCTTGTACTTTGCGGACTTCTCCTTTGCCAGATTTGATCTACTTAAGAAGCCTTGTTTGGTTGAATTTCTTGAGATGAAAGCCGAAGAAGGAGGAGCTCCAAGGGTTATTGATATCTTGGACATTGGGACGCGAGACTTGACAGTGAGCATGAACCTTAGAAGATCTCTCAATGTGGTAATCTGAGTTTCACTCATGTCTCTATAGCTGCGAATGATTTGCTTGATCTCTTTATGGCACTTTGTCTTGCTTAAATCTCTCACTATTTCATCAAGCTCTAAGGAACCTAGACCTTCAATTGCTTCATAATAGGTTTGGCCTGTCACTCCAAAGCTTCCGCGACAAAACTTGTAGCCCCACCTACCAAACCATGAGTGGCCATATGCAACACCATGAAGTAGGCGAAGATCCATGGATCGCTTCCTTGAAACATCTTCCACTGAAATTTTCCTATACATTAAAAGGAGATAGAAGATGGTGAGATATAGAAGATAGTGAGAAAACAAATAAGATTGAATCTGACCAAGACAGAAGATAATGAGAGAATAAATGCAATTAAATCTGTAAATAGTTAATATATAAGGCAGAAGGAAAGAATCAATTACTGTAATGTAACCAACAGAGATCGAGAGGACTTACTATATGGGGAATTGAGACCAATTAACTCTATACAGTCCTATTAAATACTGTTGTTTATTATTAGCATGGACAATTTCAAATACAACACATTGTACTtatttgagagaaaaaaaaaggcaCATTT
The Arachis stenosperma cultivar V10309 chromosome 7, arast.V10309.gnm1.PFL2, whole genome shotgun sequence genome window above contains:
- the LOC130940603 gene encoding PHD finger protein MALE MEIOCYTE DEATH 1, producing the protein MSFSLMEVCKKRRRCPKIFSFQSFADPGCPVAPSAAFRDNVRSFLRECAELEEYVVQNSPLWCTLLLSDKTNVMAPLYTLEEQVCQSSHPFCDHCRCAGWSGHFVSKRRYHFIIPMDNWWNKPLPEDAIDNQDHLLHGVIHCNGYGHLVCINGIEGGSKVLSGREIMDLWDRICTNLGARKISVEDVSRKRSMDLRLLHGVAYGHSWFGRWGYKFCRGSFGVTGQTYYEAIEGLGSLELDEIVRDLSKTKCHKEIKQIIRSYRDMSETQITTLRDLLRFMLTVKSRVPMSKISITLGAPPSSAFISRNSTKQGFLSRSNLAKEKSAKYKKFSTAVANMDSRWPTRRLEFAAQVIVDALKEHKAMNSVSEGMTRQDVRDASRLHIGDTGLLDYVLKSLNNVIVGNYVVRRMVNPSTRILEYTIHEVGNGFKSPETVVEPEAAALVDPQDESFRMPGSDVYCDVFYLYKNVLLRYPNSEPVDLAIQTILDSRYFVKEWDYMDEMQQALTFICRLKPNFVDIKADLSREQPCGEIVMVPLHATVRDLKQAAEAALRDTYCIAERLIVTEITELNGASDNEVLFGLIQSGVELSVRGISIDLCTPLKFQGESDNWKVRCECGAQDDDGERMVACDICEVWQHTRCCGIEDSETVPPLFVCSGCCDSLAPRQMESPFAMDCVDDFLVSPEPTLFLEYECGY